One window of the Etheostoma spectabile isolate EspeVRDwgs_2016 chromosome 16, UIUC_Espe_1.0, whole genome shotgun sequence genome contains the following:
- the st6galnac6 gene encoding alpha-N-acetylgalactosaminide alpha-2,6-sialyltransferase 6, giving the protein MGLKLTGKGQQSHRLVIFAAIFVLMTLLILYGSNNVNDTIYAPFHVATNYAVKATDLKKWSGKDGYVPLHGNKSMNLRCRNCALVTSSSHVLGSRAGEEIDRTECVIRMNDAPTLGYETDVGNQTSLRVVAHSSVFRVVRWPNELLQRPDSSPVIIFWGPPSKIGKEAKGTLYRLIQRVSMTYSNLSCFSITASKMRRFDSLFHRETGRDRQKSHSWLSTGWFTMVIAIEICDNIKVYGMVPPNHCGKSKPGSKKIPYHYYKPRGPDECVTYLQNEGSRRGNHHRFITEKQVFARWAKQYNITFTHPKWF; this is encoded by the exons GGACAACAGAGCCATAGGCTGGTGATCTTTGCAGCCATCTTCGTCCTGATGACACTCCTCATCCTGTATGGCTCCAACAATGTCAACGATACAATTTATGCTCCCTTTCACGTGGCTACAAATTATGCCGTCAAGGCCACAGATTTGAAGAAGTGGTCCGGGAAAGACGGATATGTGCCATTACACGGGAACAAG AGTATGAATCTACGCTGTCGTAACTGTGCGCTGGTGACGAGTTCCAGCCATGTCCTGGGTAGTCGAGCGGGGGAAGAGATCGACCGCACGGAGTGCGTGATACGTATGAACGACGCGCCCACGTTGGGGTACGAGACCGACGTAGGGAACCAGACCTCTCTGAGGGTCGTTGCCCACTCCAGTGTGTTCAGGGTGGTCCGGTGGCCTAATGAGTTGCTACAGAGGCCAGACAGCAGCCCTGTGATCATCTTCTGGGGACCCCCAAGCAAGATTGGGAAGGAGGCCAAAGGAACCTTGTACAGGTTGATCCAGAGAGTCAGCATGACCTACAGCAACTTGTCTTGTTTCAGCATTACAGCCAGCAAGATGCGCAGATTTGACAGCCTGTTTCACAGGGAGACGGGGCGAGATAG ACAAAAATCTCACTCATGGTTGAGCACAGGCTGGTTCACCATGGTCATAGCCATTGAGATATGTGATAATATCAAAGTATATGGGATGGTTCCACCCAATCACTGTGG AAAATCCAAACCTGGATCCAAGAAGATTCCCTACCACTACTACAAGCCCAGGGGGCCTGATGAATGTGTAACATATCTACAGAATGAGGGCAGCAGAAGAGGGAACCACCATCGCTTTATCACAGAGAAACAAGTGTTTGCACGCTGGGCAAAGCAGTACAACATCACCTTCACTCATCCTAAATGGTTTTAG
- the spout1 gene encoding putative methyltransferase C9orf114 homolog: MSTGVATKRPKVVASQAEERLDWKKRKAERKEAKKQTKEAKLIKQLEKQKQQDAADGENLEQSQNKKGRAYTVSVALPGSVLDNAQSTELRTYLAGQIARACVVFCVDEIVVFDEQGEDVKSVEGEFKGVGKKGHACIQLARILQYLECPQYLRKWFFPKHKDLQYAGLLNPLDSPHHMRIDDESEYREGIVLDRPIKQGKGSLVNCGMRKDVRIDKQLQSGLRVTVKLSKTQSSESKICKGAVVAPHLPRTEAGLYWGYSVRLASCLSAVFTESPYEEGYDLTIGTSERGSSVDQTTLSPFKHLLVVFGGLQGLEASVDTDQNLEVTDPSVLFDLYLNTCPNQGSRTIRTEEAILVSMAGLRQKINAAFSVVSNDSLKN; encoded by the exons GAAAGGAGGCTAAGAAGCAAACAAAAGAAGCCAAGCTGATTAAacagttagaaaagcagaagcAGCAAGACGCCGCAGATGGAGAGAACCTTGAACAAagccaaaacaaaaaag GTCGGGCTTACACAGTGAGTGTGGCTCTGCCAGGTTCTGTCCTGGATAACGCTCAGTCCACTGAACTTCGTACGTACCTGGCCGGACAGATCGCCCGAGCCTGTGTCGTGTTCTGTGTGGATGagattgttgtgtttgatgaaCAAGGCGAAGATGTTAA AAGCGTTGAAGGAGAATTTAAAGGTGTTGGAAAGAAAGGACATGCTTGTATTCAGCTCGCCAGAATACTTCAGTACCTGGAATGTCCACA GTATCTACGCAAGTGGTTTTTCCCAAAGCATAAAGATTTACAGTATGCAG GTTTGCTCAACCCTTTAGACAGTCCTCACCACATGAGGATAGATGATGAATCCGAATACCGGGAAGGAATAGTCCTCGACAGGCCAATCAAACAAGGAAAAGGCTCATTGGTCAACTGTGGAATGAGAAAG GATGTTCGGATTGATAAACAGCTGCAGTCTGGACTTCGAGTCACAGTAAAGCTCAGTAAAACACAGAGTTCAG AGAGCAAAATATGTAAAGGTGCAGTGGTGGCTCCTCATCTGCCCAGGACTGAAGCAGGTCTCTACTGGGGTTACAGTGTTCGCCTGGCATCGTGCCTca GCGCAGTTTTCACTGAAAGTCCATATGAAGAAGGATACGATCTGACCATTGGCACATCAGAGAGAGGCAGCAGCGTGGACCAAACAACACTGTCACCATTCAA gcaTCTTTTGGTAGTTTTTGGAGGTCTTCAGGGATTGGAGGCCAGTGTAGATACTGACCAAAACCTGGAAGTAACTGATCCCAGTGTTTTGTTTGACCTTTACCTCAACACATGCCCCAATCAGGGCAGCAGGACCATTCGCACAGAG GAGGCCATCTTAGTTTCCATGGCGGGGCTGAGACAGAAGATCAATGCTGCCTTTAGTGTTGTTTCCAATGATTCATTAAAGAATTAG